The DNA window GTCGCAGCCCTGGTAGAGCAGCTGCTGCTGGGTGGTTGCGTCCTGGCAGATCCCGTCGGCGCAGAACCCTTCGTAGGCGCCGGCGAAGGGCACCGGGTTCGACGCGGTCGGAGTCTGACCGATGAAGGCAGGCAGGAAGAAGAATCCGACGCCTCCCCCGTCGGACGGTCCGTTGACCGACCCGATCGTGCCGTCGCTGGCGTTCCCGGTGACCCCGTCGTGCTCCCCCGCGTCGGTGTTGTCGTCCTGGCCGTAGTAGAAGCGGAAGCCGCCCGTCAACAGAGCCATCAAACTCTGGGCGGTCGGTGCCCCCGTCTCAGGGGTAACCGAGTTGCGGTTCGTGTTCTGGATGTCGAACACGGCGGTCGCCCCGGCTCCGGTTCCGGTCCCGCAACCGGTGTTCGTGCCGCCGCCGGTCCCGTTGGTGTTGACCGCGAGGCAGCCCGAGTGGATCGAGTTCGGCTGGCCCGGGTAGCCAAGCGATATCGGGGTGGGCGTGCCGGAGTAGCCGTTGGGCAGCTGGTCGAGGCCGAACTCGGCGTAGCGGGTCTTGCCGTCGCCGCTCTCGACGTTGATCGCCACGTTGTGACAACCCGCCTGGGTCACGCCCTTCGGGGCGTTGTTCGCGTCGACGCCCGGGGAGCAGTCCTGCTGACCGGGGTTGTAGCCGCCGGCGCTCACCGCCCACGCAGCTCCGGCGACGCCGATGCTGCCGGCGGCAAGGGCGAGAACCATCACCGCCGCAGGTGCTTTGAATCCGCGCATTTCGTCGAACCTCCCCAGCGGTCTCTTGACCATTTGCGACATATATTGAAGCATCTGTCTCAGATTGGACAAAAGGCGCAATCCGCACCCGCCCATCCGATGCCGACTCAGGCCGAAAAGGCCCATACTCCGCCCAGGTCGCCCAGGGGGTTGAGCGTCTGGTTCAGCGGGGTCTGCTTGCACAGTTGGGTCAGCGCAGCGGGGGTCTGAGCGCAGGCCTTGAACTCGACGTCGCTCTCCGAGGTGCCCGCCCCGATGACCACGGTGGCTCCGGCGATCGCGGCGCCCGACGAGACCGGCGCCCCGAGCGGGAACGCCCACAGAACACGGCCGGTGGCCGCGTCGAGTGCCCTGAAGAATCCGTCGATCGAACCGGTGTACACCACCCCGTTCGCGATGCTCGTCGCCGCATAGGTGTACGGCTGCAAACCTGACCAGGCATGCGAGCCTGAAGAGCCCGAGAAGGCCTGGAGCCCGGGGATCCCTTGGATGATCGTCGAGGGGTCCTGCAACGTCGGGTTGCCCGAGGCGTCGTAGGTGACCGGCGTGTTGATCGCGACACCCCCGAAGACCGTCGGCTTGCCGGCTACATTCCCGACCGCGGGCGTTCCGATGAACCCTCCGATGGCGAGCCCCTGCTGGACGTTGCCGTTGCCGGTTTCCGGTGCCCGCCAGATCAACGATCCGGACTGGCGGTCGAGCACGACGTACAGCCCGTCCTTGCCGGCCTCGCCCACCACCGTTTGCCCGGTCGGCAGCGTGAACAGCTGAGCCGACGCCCCGTAGTCGTCGTCGTCCTGGCTGTTCTTCGGGTGGCCCTGGTAGCTCCAGACCGGCAAGCCGGTCACCGCTGAGAGGGCCGTGATGCTCTCGGCGTATTTCTGCCATCGGTTGGCGTACTGGTACTGCCCGCCTTTCGGGCAGTACGCGTCGGAGCCGTCGGAAGGGCATGGAGTGCCCGAGTTGTCCGGGCAGTCGGCGGAGCCGAAGTACAGGACGGCCCTTTGGGAAGGATCGTGATTGGAGGGGTCGAGCCCGAGCGCCGGGGAGGACCACACGTTGCCGCAGCCGTATAGCGGGTGCTGCGTGTAGGTCTCGGGATTGAAATGCCACAGCTGCGACCCGGTCCGGGCGTCGACCGCCCAGATCCCTTCGCCCACGTAGCCGCTGTCCTGGTTGGCGTCCGACCCCACGAAGACCTGCGGGCCTCCCGGCGCGTCCGTCCAGACGACCGGCGACGACTCGACTTCGCCGTGACTCGTCGGGTGACCCGGGTCGAAGTCAACCCTCCAGAGCACCCTTTGCGCATCGGGAATCGAGGCCCTTGCTCCGTTAAGCGCGTATAGCGACCCTCCTGCTCCGACGAACACGACAGGTTTCCCGCCGATCTCCGCTACTGCCGCAGTCGACGTGATCGTGCCGTAAGCACCCGTGTGCCTATCTGCGCTGCCATCGGTTCGCTTCGGCCCGAGGAGCGTGGTCCACAAAGTGGACCCGCTGTTCAGGTCGAGGGCATAGAACTTGCCGGACCAGTCGCCGACGTAGACAACGCCGTCATACACGGTCGGACTGGCCGTCACCACGTCGTCGGTGTGGATGTGCCAGCGGGGGAGCATTCCGCTGACGCTGGAGGCCGTCGGTGCGAGCGAGCACCCGGTCGACATCGTCCTCGTCGGGTCGTGACCGTACATCGGCCAGTCGCAGGCGGATTGGGTCGAGTTGGCGCCCGTGTTCACCGAAGAAGAGGAGGCGGCCGGCCCGAGGGCAAGCGCGGGGGTAGCCGCCGAAGCCCCGGCGACGAGAAAGGCTGCCGTCAAAACGCGCCCTGCGCGCATCCCCACGAAAATGAAGATTTCACACGTGGGGAGGTTGTCCTGCCTGGACGGGGCCACATTTGCGGGTTGCTCGACAAGCGAACTGGGTATATGACAGAATCTACGGAAGTTGTTCTATCTGTCGTTGCTGTCTAGTCGTACCCTTCGCCGGTGCGGCCGGGGAGGATTCCTATGACGCAGACACATCCCTCTACCACGCTGGACGCCGAAGAATCGGTGGACGGCCAGGTCGGGAATCAGGCCGCTCAAGATGGTGCGCCGGAGGCGGAACCGTACGACACCTCGGAACCGGGGTGGTCGCTCAAGATCATGATGGACCCCGAGTTCGCCAAGGACCCGAGGCCCTACTTCGCACGCATGAGGAGCGGCCCGCCGGCACGTGACGACATTGACATTCCAGGCCGCAAGCCGACCATCCTGGTTACGCGAGCGAAGGACGTGGAGGACACCCTCCGCAACCCGAAGCTGTTCTCTTCGCAGTTCGGGGAGGGCATGGGCGGTATCGGCAACGATCGTCCGCTCATCCCTTTGCAGATCGACCCGCCGGACCACAAGAAGTACCGCGTGCTGCTCGACCCCTACTTCGCACCGCGCCAGATGGCCAAGCACGAAGAGGCGGTCGCCGCGCTCGTCAACCAGCTGATCGACCGGTTCATCGACCAGGGAAGCTGCGAGTTCACCTCAGACTTCGCGATTCCGCTGCCGTGCACCGTGTTCCTGGAGCTGATGGGCCTGCCGCTCGAGAAGCTGGACTACTTCCTTTGGATCAAGGACGGAATCATCCGCGGCCACGGTGAGACCAACTTCGTAAAGCAGAGCGAAGCGCGTAAGACCGCCGGGACCGAGTGCTACCGGTACTTCGAGGAAGCACTCGACCAAATCGCCGCCGAGCGCACACCGGGACTGCTGCTCGACCTCCTCGAAGCAGAGATCGACGGTGAACGGCTGACCCGCGAAGAGATCTTGGACATCTGCTACCTGTTCATCATCGCCGGCCTCGACACGGTCACCGACAGCCTGTGCTGCTTCTGGTCGTATCTCGCGGAGCATCCGGATCGCCGCCGCCAGATAGCCGAGGACCCGAG is part of the Acidimicrobiales bacterium genome and encodes:
- a CDS encoding PQQ-binding-like beta-propeller repeat protein, with the translated sequence MRAGRVLTAAFLVAGASAATPALALGPAASSSSVNTGANSTQSACDWPMYGHDPTRTMSTGCSLAPTASSVSGMLPRWHIHTDDVVTASPTVYDGVVYVGDWSGKFYALDLNSGSTLWTTLLGPKRTDGSADRHTGAYGTITSTAAVAEIGGKPVVFVGAGGSLYALNGARASIPDAQRVLWRVDFDPGHPTSHGEVESSPVVWTDAPGGPQVFVGSDANQDSGYVGEGIWAVDARTGSQLWHFNPETYTQHPLYGCGNVWSSPALGLDPSNHDPSQRAVLYFGSADCPDNSGTPCPSDGSDAYCPKGGQYQYANRWQKYAESITALSAVTGLPVWSYQGHPKNSQDDDDYGASAQLFTLPTGQTVVGEAGKDGLYVVLDRQSGSLIWRAPETGNGNVQQGLAIGGFIGTPAVGNVAGKPTVFGGVAINTPVTYDASGNPTLQDPSTIIQGIPGLQAFSGSSGSHAWSGLQPYTYAATSIANGVVYTGSIDGFFRALDAATGRVLWAFPLGAPVSSGAAIAGATVVIGAGTSESDVEFKACAQTPAALTQLCKQTPLNQTLNPLGDLGGVWAFSA
- a CDS encoding cytochrome P450, yielding MTQTHPSTTLDAEESVDGQVGNQAAQDGAPEAEPYDTSEPGWSLKIMMDPEFAKDPRPYFARMRSGPPARDDIDIPGRKPTILVTRAKDVEDTLRNPKLFSSQFGEGMGGIGNDRPLIPLQIDPPDHKKYRVLLDPYFAPRQMAKHEEAVAALVNQLIDRFIDQGSCEFTSDFAIPLPCTVFLELMGLPLEKLDYFLWIKDGIIRGHGETNFVKQSEARKTAGTECYRYFEEALDQIAAERTPGLLLDLLEAEIDGERLTREEILDICYLFIIAGLDTVTDSLCCFWSYLAEHPDRRRQIAEDPSVIPAAVEELLRWESPVSGVARIVAEDTEISGCPVSAGESLLIFVGAANTDPDSVENAHQVDFDRPVNRHSAFGQGIHRCLGSHLARLELRVAMREWHRRIPEYRIREGADLIWTPMLRAVLEMPLEFTG